Proteins from a genomic interval of Pseudoalteromonas rubra:
- a CDS encoding HAMP domain-containing protein produces MQLKNRLSIVAVLLAVIPLLISCFVIGVLAYQEGKAAVTKEIENNLVSRRNAMQAQVERYFKTISDQVVTLAGSTMVVDASRAFSAAFASYPHAREAELSLSRFYETQFLNQYRQKNPGDSLSASSLFSRLSPTARGLQSHYIAANPNPLGSKDQLLDAGDNSTYSAVHRRYHKALREFQARFGFYDIFITNPQGDVVYSVFKELDFATSLTNGPFRESGLARAYEAARAQHVREGHFVDFSPYMPSYNAAAGFVSSAILADDGTLLGTLIFQLPVDEINRMLTLNGQWHEQGLGDSGELYLVNQNKVLLNNSRFFVEDPGGFIAQLRSFDVDKDMVDNIEQQHTTIGTLRIDSPGTRAALSGQSGFAIFSDYRAVSVASAYAPLEIDGLHWAIVSEIDESEAFAMITELKYSVLRSSVLFVSVAAILASVVGFFVANRVTRPVIAASKAIRGIADNNDFRLRAPDEGDDEIRDLSRSVNSLVERLQQNFADLLHSAHTLKRDASSG; encoded by the coding sequence GTGCAATTAAAAAACCGTCTGAGTATCGTTGCTGTTCTGCTTGCTGTTATCCCTTTACTTATTAGCTGCTTTGTTATCGGTGTTTTGGCCTACCAGGAAGGAAAAGCCGCCGTGACGAAGGAAATTGAAAATAACCTGGTTTCACGTCGTAACGCGATGCAAGCTCAGGTTGAACGTTATTTTAAAACTATCTCGGATCAGGTGGTAACACTGGCGGGCTCCACTATGGTGGTTGACGCCAGTCGGGCTTTTTCAGCAGCGTTTGCGAGTTATCCGCACGCCCGGGAAGCTGAACTATCTCTGAGCCGCTTTTACGAAACTCAGTTTCTTAACCAATACAGACAAAAGAACCCGGGCGACAGTCTCAGTGCGAGCAGTCTGTTTTCGCGACTGAGCCCGACGGCGCGTGGGCTTCAAAGTCACTATATTGCAGCAAACCCCAATCCGCTAGGGAGTAAAGATCAACTGCTGGATGCGGGGGACAACAGTACCTACAGCGCCGTGCACCGCCGTTATCACAAAGCACTGCGCGAGTTTCAGGCACGTTTTGGCTTCTACGATATATTTATTACCAACCCTCAGGGGGATGTGGTGTACTCCGTATTTAAGGAGTTGGACTTTGCAACGTCACTGACCAATGGCCCATTTCGGGAGTCTGGTTTGGCACGTGCCTATGAGGCTGCTCGTGCCCAGCATGTGCGTGAAGGACACTTTGTCGACTTCAGCCCTTATATGCCGTCTTACAATGCTGCGGCCGGGTTTGTCAGTTCTGCGATTTTGGCTGATGACGGCACTTTGCTTGGTACTTTAATATTCCAGCTGCCTGTGGATGAGATTAATCGCATGCTGACGTTGAATGGACAATGGCATGAACAAGGTCTGGGTGACAGTGGTGAACTTTATCTGGTGAATCAAAACAAAGTGTTGCTAAACAACAGTCGGTTTTTTGTGGAAGATCCCGGTGGTTTTATTGCGCAGCTCAGGTCATTTGATGTCGATAAAGACATGGTCGATAACATTGAACAGCAACATACCACCATAGGCACATTGCGAATTGACTCCCCAGGCACCCGGGCTGCGCTGTCAGGCCAAAGTGGCTTTGCTATTTTCTCTGACTACCGGGCTGTCTCTGTGGCATCGGCCTACGCGCCGCTGGAAATCGATGGGCTACACTGGGCGATTGTGAGCGAAATAGATGAAAGCGAAGCGTTCGCCATGATCACCGAATTGAAATACTCTGTGCTTAGATCCTCAGTATTATTTGTGTCTGTGGCGGCAATCCTGGCCAGTGTGGTGGGCTTCTTTGTTGCTAACCGGGTTACACGGCCTGTTATCGCTGCCAGTAAAGCGATCCGTGGCATCGCAGATAATAACGATTTCAGATTGCGTGCACCCGATGAGGGTGATGATGAGATCCGTGACTTAAGCCGCTCGGTAAATAGTCTGGTTGAGCGGCTACAGCAAAACTTTGCTGACTTACTACACAGTGCGCATACGCTTAAACGCGATGCAAGCTCAGGTTGA
- a CDS encoding methyl-accepting chemotaxis protein — translation MRIRLNAMQAQVERYFKTISDQVVTLAGSTMVVDASRAFSAAFASYPHAREAELSLSRFYETQFLNQYRQKNPGDSLSASSLFSRLSPTARGLQSHYIAANPNPLGSKDQLLDAGDNSTYSAVHRRYHKALREFQARFGFYDIFITNPQGDVVYSVFKELDFATSLTNGPFRESGLARAYEAARAQHVREGHFVDFSPYMPSYNAAAGFVSSAILADDGTLLGTLIFQLPVDEINRMLTLNGQWHEQGLGDSGELYLVNQNKVLLNNSRFFVEDPGGFIAQLRSFDVDKDMVDNIEQQHTTIGTLRIDSPGTRAALSGQSGFAIFSDYRAVSVASAYAPLEIDGLHWAIVSEIDESEAFAMITELKYSVLRSSVLFVSVAAILASVVGFFVANRVTRPVIAASKAIRGIADNNDFRLRAPDEGDDEIRDLSRSVNSLVERLQQNFADLLHSAHTLKEMSTALSERVAGLIDGVNKQSQDCEQSATAGQQMQHTVQEVASSALNTSEQTHQVSTLTSQTNQLVEHCADVSEQLAEEMDKVGEVMNGLSSQSEQIGSVLDVIQAIAEQTNLLALNAAIEAARAGESGRGFAVVADEVRGLAQRTQQATEEIEQMIKALQSGVGEAQQSVQQSRERSVDNAQTSERAKGSLIDVSDAIEQIVAMNTQVATAAEEQSAVVAQISQAISAISEEANGNLELSQDIDDRSQHLARLAVQLDDILARYQV, via the coding sequence GTGCGCATACGCTTAAACGCGATGCAAGCTCAGGTTGAACGTTATTTTAAAACTATCTCGGATCAGGTGGTAACACTGGCGGGCTCCACTATGGTGGTTGACGCCAGTCGGGCTTTTTCAGCAGCGTTTGCGAGTTATCCGCACGCCCGGGAAGCTGAACTATCTCTGAGCCGCTTTTACGAAACTCAGTTTCTTAACCAATACAGACAAAAGAACCCGGGCGACAGTCTCAGTGCGAGCAGTCTGTTTTCGCGACTGAGCCCGACGGCGCGTGGGCTTCAAAGTCACTATATTGCAGCAAACCCCAATCCGCTAGGGAGTAAAGATCAACTGCTGGATGCGGGGGACAACAGTACCTACAGCGCCGTGCACCGCCGTTATCACAAAGCACTGCGCGAGTTTCAGGCACGTTTTGGCTTCTACGATATATTTATTACCAACCCTCAGGGGGATGTGGTGTACTCCGTATTTAAGGAGTTGGACTTTGCAACGTCACTGACCAATGGCCCATTTCGGGAGTCTGGTTTGGCACGTGCCTATGAGGCTGCTCGTGCCCAGCATGTGCGTGAAGGACACTTTGTCGACTTCAGCCCTTATATGCCGTCTTACAATGCTGCGGCCGGGTTTGTCAGTTCTGCGATTTTGGCTGATGACGGCACTTTGCTTGGTACTTTAATATTCCAGCTGCCTGTGGATGAGATTAATCGCATGCTGACGTTGAATGGACAATGGCATGAACAAGGTCTGGGTGACAGTGGTGAACTTTATCTGGTGAATCAAAACAAAGTGTTGCTAAACAACAGTCGGTTTTTTGTGGAAGATCCCGGTGGTTTTATTGCGCAGCTCAGGTCATTTGATGTCGATAAAGACATGGTCGATAACATTGAACAGCAACATACCACCATAGGCACATTGCGAATTGACTCCCCAGGCACCCGGGCTGCGCTGTCAGGCCAAAGTGGCTTTGCTATTTTCTCTGACTACCGGGCTGTCTCTGTGGCATCGGCCTACGCGCCGCTGGAAATCGATGGGCTACACTGGGCGATTGTGAGCGAAATAGATGAAAGCGAAGCGTTCGCCATGATCACCGAATTGAAATACTCTGTGCTTAGATCCTCAGTATTATTTGTGTCTGTGGCGGCAATCCTGGCCAGTGTGGTGGGCTTCTTTGTTGCTAACCGGGTTACACGGCCTGTTATCGCTGCCAGTAAAGCGATCCGTGGCATCGCAGATAATAACGATTTCAGATTGCGTGCACCCGATGAGGGTGATGATGAGATCCGTGACTTAAGCCGCTCGGTAAATAGTCTGGTTGAGCGGCTACAGCAAAACTTTGCTGACTTACTACACAGTGCGCATACGCTTAAAGAAATGTCGACGGCGCTGTCAGAGCGGGTCGCGGGACTGATTGACGGGGTGAATAAACAGTCTCAGGATTGTGAGCAATCGGCGACAGCCGGGCAGCAAATGCAGCATACGGTTCAGGAGGTGGCAAGTAGTGCGCTGAACACTTCGGAGCAGACTCACCAGGTGAGTACACTGACTTCTCAGACTAATCAGCTGGTGGAGCACTGTGCCGATGTTTCGGAACAGCTGGCCGAGGAGATGGATAAAGTCGGGGAAGTTATGAATGGGTTATCGTCTCAGAGTGAACAGATAGGCAGTGTGCTGGACGTGATCCAGGCCATTGCTGAACAGACCAACTTACTGGCATTGAATGCGGCTATTGAGGCGGCGCGAGCTGGTGAATCAGGGCGCGGGTTTGCGGTAGTTGCAGATGAAGTTCGTGGCCTGGCTCAGCGTACTCAGCAAGCGACAGAAGAAATTGAACAGATGATCAAAGCGCTACAAAGTGGGGTTGGTGAAGCGCAGCAGTCAGTGCAACAAAGTCGTGAGCGTTCTGTCGATAACGCCCAGACATCTGAGCGGGCAAAGGGGTCTTTGATCGATGTGTCTGATGCGATTGAACAGATTGTGGCTATGAATACACAGGTGGCGACAGCAGCGGAGGAGCAGTCGGCGGTGGTTGCACAGATCAGTCAAGCCATTAGTGCCATCAGCGAAGAAGCCAATGGTAATTTGGAACTTAGCCAGGATATTGACGACCGATCACAACATCTGGCGAGGTTGGCCGTACAATTGGACGACATTCTGGCGCGTTATCAGGTGTGA
- a CDS encoding SOS response-associated peptidase family protein, with translation MCGRLNITDDPFVIEVLAGLGIANPKETMHFGRFKKATDSISIVHEENGQRQLSNATWWLLLDPQPGQGFKPSKYTSFNSRYDKLHVKGSAAYQPFHYSRCIIVVKGFGETQFAQGKPQHYYDFIATDGALCLGGLYKVWYHPDSGQKHYSCSVITLPAHPKLRRYHDKASPLILPPDPAELNAWLDSTIHDGGRFTHLLIPHLYQRLAAIQIDKPSLYRPLGETTYITKDPPRNKG, from the coding sequence ATGTGTGGACGATTAAATATCACCGATGATCCTTTTGTGATCGAGGTATTAGCAGGGTTAGGTATTGCAAACCCCAAAGAGACAATGCACTTTGGCCGTTTTAAAAAAGCAACTGACAGCATCAGTATTGTGCATGAAGAGAATGGCCAGCGACAACTCAGCAACGCAACCTGGTGGTTGTTACTGGACCCACAACCCGGGCAAGGCTTCAAGCCATCTAAATATACCTCATTCAATAGCCGCTATGACAAACTGCATGTCAAAGGCAGTGCTGCCTATCAGCCGTTTCACTACAGCCGCTGTATTATCGTGGTAAAAGGCTTTGGAGAAACCCAGTTTGCACAGGGTAAACCACAACATTATTACGATTTTATCGCCACAGACGGGGCATTATGTTTAGGCGGATTATATAAAGTATGGTACCACCCGGACAGCGGGCAAAAGCACTACTCCTGCTCAGTCATCACTTTACCAGCACATCCTAAATTGCGCCGCTATCATGACAAAGCGAGCCCTCTGATCCTGCCACCCGACCCTGCTGAACTCAATGCCTGGCTGGACAGTACAATACATGATGGTGGTCGCTTTACGCATTTGCTGATCCCTCATTTATATCAACGTCTGGCTGCCATCCAGATAGATAAGCCCAGTCTGTACCGTCCCCTGGGTGAGACCACTTATATCACCAAAGATCCCCCCCGTAACAAGGGGTGA
- the imuA gene encoding translesion DNA synthesis-associated protein ImuA, with translation MSNLIELLERQDLVWQGAGLAKRQQQNGAVTATGFAELDKHLQGGFPKVGVVDLHTELGIGELRLLLPSLIQQDGLTAVITPPARLNADALQRTGMDTSKLLEITPGSPQEALWAAEQCLKSGACNSVLLWHGELQVHQVKRLQLAASTGEACLYLLRHEHHCQGTLPVSLSLGLSPHASGLNITIKKRRGGWAQSRFALDMSPHWPELTEHFHTQRKEIPDTVRQYRTGG, from the coding sequence ATGAGTAATTTAATTGAACTATTAGAGCGTCAGGATCTGGTATGGCAGGGGGCAGGGCTTGCAAAGCGCCAACAGCAAAATGGGGCAGTTACTGCGACGGGGTTTGCTGAATTAGACAAACATCTGCAGGGCGGTTTTCCCAAAGTGGGTGTGGTTGATTTACATACAGAGTTGGGGATTGGTGAACTCAGGTTGTTATTACCCAGTTTGATACAGCAAGACGGCCTGACTGCGGTCATTACACCCCCTGCGCGGCTGAATGCCGATGCATTACAACGTACCGGCATGGACACCAGTAAACTCCTGGAGATCACTCCCGGATCTCCGCAGGAGGCATTGTGGGCCGCTGAACAATGCTTAAAAAGCGGAGCCTGTAACAGTGTGTTGCTATGGCATGGCGAGTTACAGGTACATCAGGTAAAGCGTTTACAACTGGCGGCTAGCACGGGTGAAGCGTGCCTGTATTTACTGCGTCATGAACACCATTGCCAGGGGACGTTGCCGGTGTCTTTAAGCCTGGGTCTTAGTCCGCATGCGAGTGGCCTGAATATCACCATTAAAAAGCGCCGAGGTGGCTGGGCTCAGTCCCGGTTTGCATTAGATATGTCACCACACTGGCCTGAACTGACCGAGCACTTCCATACTCAGCGCAAAGAAATTCCGGATACAGTGCGGCAGTATCGTACTGGCGGATAG
- a CDS encoding Y-family DNA polymerase, with amino-acid sequence MTLWLYLHFPAIQLDKLKIAAQAQQPDASQSAEALAASSRPCIVVGGRDNTVMQLDQAAMQLGISEGMGLAGAAARSRDLLVHPYDEADESRTMREIAQWLYLITADIALFAPQGLLLKVSGMLAMYRDLSHYLATLRAHLDTQSFSYRYACGYSPEAARLLAQHHGALVSQDSAVLESALHGLPLTALSLPSKQLERLRRVGFKTVADVFALPLVELGKRFDCELVQYVSRLRGKVPHPVTFYQPEPEFERYLPLLYDIENLDWLNKPLLKLLVQQEQFLRLRNRHARQLTLTLYQRDAEPQVLDIGRAEGTDRADLWLTLCDLKLSNVTLHGPVQAIGLKVTEMSQPDELMPDLFTERRGTMTPAGLVALLQAKLGEQAVQGLTVCDDLRPELASGYCTPLSAPGASLLEKPGRLIATDYLRPAFLLPSTQPLQHKVTVHLGPERICTGWWDAHGVERDYFVAQDEQGRWLWVFRDRQQRWFCHGVFS; translated from the coding sequence ATGACTTTGTGGTTATATTTACATTTTCCTGCTATCCAGCTCGATAAGCTGAAAATCGCAGCGCAGGCGCAACAACCGGATGCTTCACAGTCCGCTGAGGCGCTCGCAGCATCATCCCGGCCTTGTATTGTTGTGGGAGGGCGAGATAACACAGTGATGCAGCTAGATCAGGCTGCTATGCAGCTGGGGATTTCAGAAGGTATGGGACTGGCCGGCGCGGCAGCCCGCAGTCGCGATCTGCTAGTGCATCCGTATGATGAAGCGGATGAAAGCCGGACTATGCGTGAAATTGCCCAGTGGTTGTATCTGATCACTGCCGATATTGCCTTATTTGCCCCCCAGGGACTGTTGTTAAAAGTCAGTGGCATGCTGGCTATGTATCGCGATTTATCTCACTACCTGGCTACGCTGCGTGCACACCTGGACACTCAGTCATTTAGTTACCGGTATGCGTGCGGTTACTCTCCGGAAGCTGCCAGGCTGTTGGCACAGCATCATGGTGCATTAGTGAGTCAGGACTCAGCTGTGCTTGAAAGCGCTTTGCATGGCCTGCCTTTAACGGCTTTATCGCTTCCCTCAAAGCAGCTTGAACGGTTACGGCGGGTAGGGTTTAAAACCGTGGCCGATGTGTTTGCTTTGCCTTTAGTCGAGCTGGGTAAACGCTTTGATTGCGAGTTGGTGCAGTATGTGTCCAGATTACGGGGTAAAGTGCCTCACCCGGTGACTTTTTATCAGCCGGAGCCGGAATTTGAGCGTTATTTACCCCTGTTATATGACATAGAAAATCTCGATTGGTTAAACAAGCCGTTACTTAAACTTTTGGTGCAACAGGAGCAGTTTTTACGCTTACGCAACCGTCATGCCAGACAATTAACACTGACTCTGTATCAACGGGATGCTGAACCGCAGGTACTGGATATTGGTCGCGCAGAAGGCACAGATCGTGCTGATCTCTGGCTGACCTTGTGTGATCTCAAGTTGAGCAATGTGACACTCCATGGCCCAGTACAGGCGATAGGGTTAAAAGTGACCGAGATGAGTCAGCCTGATGAATTGATGCCTGACTTATTTACCGAACGGCGCGGCACCATGACACCAGCCGGGCTGGTTGCGTTATTACAGGCTAAGTTAGGAGAGCAGGCAGTACAGGGGCTGACTGTGTGCGATGATCTGCGCCCTGAACTGGCAAGCGGCTATTGTACGCCATTGAGTGCGCCGGGGGCGTCTTTGTTGGAGAAGCCTGGCAGGCTTATTGCCACAGATTATCTTCGGCCCGCTTTTTTATTACCGAGCACGCAGCCTTTGCAGCATAAGGTGACGGTCCATCTCGGGCCTGAGCGGATCTGTACTGGCTGGTGGGATGCACATGGGGTCGAGCGTGATTATTTTGTTGCTCAGGATGAGCAAGGGCGTTGGTTATGGGTATTCAGAGATCGCCAGCAACGGTGGTTTTGCCACGGAGTTTTCAGCTGA
- a CDS encoding error-prone DNA polymerase → MGIQRSPATVVLPRSFQLMAAHKSTMFTLPATRVEHEQQALQHAGEPPGGIKQPGYAELFCQTNFSFLQGASRPEELVRQAGFLAYTALAITDECSLAGVVRAYTLIKNQQLDLQLIVGSLMRFETLEVVLLCPDKAAYSELCRVITNARRRAEKGHYRLAEWDLLSLRHCLLIWLPAGNEQDEQWGAWLARHHEGRSWLGIQRHLVNQEQRFIHHCETLAARYQLPVTACGGVLMHHSERLRLQHTLTAIRLNQPIEQVKGSLLANAERALRSREKLSKLFKAPWLAESLRIAKRCTFDLGSLRYQYPAELVPEGKTAMQHLRELVEVGQQRRFAQGVPDEIAETINKELALIEELDYPYFFLTIHDLVCFARSKGILYQGRGSAANSVVCYCLEITAVDPRQVSVLFERFISKERNEPPDIDVDFEHERREEVIQYIYHKYGRKRAALAATVISYRFKSAVRDVGKALGIEATQLDYFIRNVNRRDRGQNWQTQLAELGLQPESLKGQQFISLVEEIMGFPRHLSQHVGGFVISAGPLHDLVPIENAAMAERTVIQWDKDDLESLKLLKVDVLALGMLSAIRKTFSLIAQHTSRELDLAELTRMGDDPQVYKMLQRADTVGVFQIESRAQMSMLPRLKPKCYYDLVIQIAIVRPGPIQGDMVHPFLKRRNGEEAITYPSEPVKAVLSRTMGVPIFQEQVIKLAMAAAGFSGGEADQLRRAMASWKKSGELMQFKEKLISGMQQRGYEVSFAERIFEQICGFGEYGFPESHSASFAVLAYASAWLKYYYPAMFYTALLNSLPMGFYSASQLIQDARRHQVEVLPVCVNASEYDHHIFQQHDKFAIRLGLRLVKGLQRNSAEQLLADRPESGFADMQALQRLGLPGHALESLASANALKVLQGDRYAARWALMDQEQTLPLFAESSVAEVSSCAFQPGDMDDLVEDYAALGLTLGKHPVTLLDNAGKLGRFTRMTALSACRHKSLVTVIGVVTGKQAPGTAGGVTFFTLEDDTGNINVVVWAGTARAQKQAYLSAKLLEVKGIVEKEGEVIHVIAGRLIDRSEILGTLHSKSRDFH, encoded by the coding sequence ATGGGTATTCAGAGATCGCCAGCAACGGTGGTTTTGCCACGGAGTTTTCAGCTGATGGCCGCGCATAAATCGACCATGTTCACACTGCCTGCTACGCGAGTAGAGCATGAACAGCAAGCTCTTCAGCATGCAGGGGAGCCACCAGGAGGGATTAAGCAGCCTGGCTATGCAGAGCTGTTTTGTCAAACTAACTTCTCTTTTTTACAAGGGGCATCCCGTCCGGAAGAGTTGGTGAGACAGGCCGGTTTCCTTGCCTATACTGCGCTGGCCATCACTGACGAATGTTCACTGGCTGGGGTGGTGAGAGCCTATACACTGATTAAAAACCAGCAATTGGATTTACAACTGATAGTAGGCAGCCTGATGCGTTTTGAAACGCTGGAGGTGGTGTTGTTATGCCCGGATAAAGCGGCATACAGTGAGCTGTGTAGGGTGATCACCAATGCCCGGCGACGCGCTGAGAAAGGTCATTATCGGTTAGCGGAGTGGGACTTATTGTCGTTGCGTCATTGTCTGCTTATCTGGTTACCAGCAGGCAATGAGCAGGATGAGCAGTGGGGGGCCTGGCTGGCACGTCATCATGAAGGTCGCAGCTGGTTAGGCATACAGCGACATTTGGTCAATCAGGAACAGCGTTTTATTCATCACTGTGAAACGCTGGCAGCACGTTATCAATTGCCTGTCACGGCGTGTGGTGGGGTATTAATGCACCACAGTGAGCGGCTCAGATTGCAACATACACTGACGGCGATCCGCCTGAATCAGCCGATTGAGCAGGTTAAAGGTTCATTACTTGCGAATGCTGAGCGGGCGCTGCGTAGCCGGGAAAAGCTGAGCAAGTTGTTTAAGGCCCCCTGGCTGGCTGAGTCGTTACGCATTGCAAAGCGGTGTACCTTTGATTTGGGATCGCTGCGTTATCAGTATCCTGCGGAGCTGGTTCCTGAAGGCAAAACGGCTATGCAGCATTTACGTGAGCTGGTAGAGGTCGGGCAGCAGCGGCGCTTTGCGCAAGGTGTCCCTGATGAAATTGCTGAGACCATAAACAAAGAGCTGGCACTAATTGAGGAGCTAGACTACCCCTATTTTTTTCTTACTATTCATGATCTGGTGTGTTTTGCGCGTAGCAAAGGGATTTTGTATCAGGGGCGGGGCTCAGCGGCCAACTCCGTGGTGTGCTATTGCCTGGAGATCACTGCGGTTGATCCCCGTCAGGTGTCAGTGTTGTTTGAGCGCTTTATCAGTAAAGAGCGCAATGAACCGCCAGACATAGACGTTGACTTTGAACATGAGCGCCGCGAAGAGGTGATCCAGTACATTTATCACAAATATGGCCGTAAACGTGCTGCGCTGGCTGCAACGGTGATCAGTTATCGCTTTAAAAGTGCAGTCAGAGATGTAGGTAAAGCCCTGGGGATTGAAGCAACCCAGCTTGATTACTTTATTCGCAATGTCAATCGCCGTGATCGGGGGCAAAACTGGCAGACCCAGTTAGCCGAGCTGGGCTTGCAGCCAGAGTCGCTCAAAGGACAGCAATTTATTTCACTGGTCGAAGAAATCATGGGTTTTCCCCGCCATCTTTCACAGCATGTGGGGGGCTTTGTGATCTCAGCTGGCCCCTTGCATGATCTGGTCCCCATTGAAAATGCGGCTATGGCGGAGCGCACGGTTATTCAGTGGGATAAGGACGACCTGGAAAGCCTCAAACTGCTTAAGGTCGATGTGCTGGCGCTGGGAATGTTGAGTGCCATTCGTAAAACGTTTTCGCTCATCGCACAGCATACATCAAGAGAGCTGGATCTGGCTGAGTTAACCCGTATGGGCGACGACCCTCAGGTATACAAGATGCTCCAGCGTGCAGATACCGTCGGCGTATTTCAGATAGAATCCCGGGCGCAAATGAGCATGTTGCCTCGGTTGAAGCCTAAGTGTTATTACGATTTGGTGATCCAGATAGCGATTGTCAGGCCGGGGCCAATTCAGGGCGACATGGTGCACCCTTTTCTGAAGCGCCGTAATGGTGAAGAAGCTATCACTTACCCTTCGGAGCCTGTGAAAGCCGTGCTGTCACGTACCATGGGGGTGCCTATCTTTCAGGAGCAGGTGATTAAGCTGGCGATGGCTGCAGCCGGGTTTTCAGGTGGGGAGGCAGATCAACTACGCCGGGCCATGGCTTCATGGAAAAAAAGCGGCGAACTGATGCAGTTTAAAGAGAAGCTGATCAGCGGTATGCAGCAGCGGGGTTATGAGGTCAGCTTTGCAGAACGTATTTTTGAGCAGATCTGTGGCTTTGGCGAGTACGGATTTCCGGAAAGCCATTCAGCCTCATTTGCTGTGCTGGCTTATGCATCTGCCTGGCTGAAGTACTACTATCCAGCCATGTTTTATACCGCTTTGCTAAACAGTCTGCCAATGGGGTTTTACAGTGCCTCTCAGCTCATTCAGGATGCCAGACGCCATCAGGTTGAGGTGCTGCCTGTGTGCGTGAATGCCTCCGAGTATGATCATCATATTTTCCAACAGCACGACAAGTTTGCGATCCGGCTTGGCCTGCGCCTGGTTAAAGGGTTACAGCGCAACAGCGCAGAGCAGCTGCTGGCAGATCGTCCTGAAAGTGGCTTTGCTGATATGCAAGCATTACAGCGCCTTGGGTTGCCGGGTCATGCATTGGAGAGCCTGGCGTCCGCCAATGCACTTAAAGTGTTACAGGGCGACCGCTATGCTGCGCGTTGGGCGTTGATGGACCAGGAGCAAACGCTCCCCTTGTTTGCCGAGTCCTCAGTGGCTGAGGTGTCATCGTGTGCTTTTCAGCCGGGTGACATGGATGATCTGGTGGAAGACTATGCTGCATTGGGACTTACCCTGGGAAAACACCCGGTGACCTTGCTTGATAATGCCGGTAAACTTGGCCGCTTTACCCGCATGACAGCGCTCAGTGCCTGCCGTCATAAATCCCTGGTAACCGTAATAGGTGTGGTCACTGGCAAACAGGCGCCCGGCACTGCTGGTGGCGTGACTTTTTTTACGCTGGAAGATGATACTGGGAATATCAATGTGGTGGTCTGGGCTGGTACTGCACGCGCTCAGAAGCAGGCGTATCTCAGTGCTAAATTACTCGAAGTAAAAGGCATTGTTGAAAAAGAAGGTGAGGTTATTCATGTCATTGCTGGCAGATTGATCGACCGCAGCGAGATACTGGGCACGTTACATAGTAAATCACGCGATTTTCATTGA